The genomic interval GGTATTCCAAAATCTGCTGCATGCATTTCAAATTTAATAATTGAATATTCGGAAAGCTGATTGGTTATATATTTTTTAACAAAACCTTCAAATTTAGGATTTAGAATTCCAGGTACATTTTCAGCGATAAAAGCCTTTGGCTTGATTGTATTTACTGCTCGATTAAACTCGCCCCACATATTCCTTTCATCCTCAATCCCCTTTTGTTCACCAGCAATAGAGAATGGTTGACATGGTGGGCCACCATGAATGACATCAATTTTATCTCGTAGGTGTTTCCAGTCGATTTTGGTAACATCACCCTCATCAGGCCCACCTTTTATTACCCACTCAGGGCGATTTAAAGTTAATGTTTTCTTGCAGATAGGTATAAGTTCATATGAAAAAATATGTCTATATCCAGCTCTATCAAAACCTAAATCAAGTCCTCCGCCTCCACTAAATAAGCTTAGAGCAGTTAATCCGTTGTATTCAAGCTGAGGCATCAATTTTCCCGGATCAAGCACGGGCGTATTAATTTCATGTATTCGCTTATGCTCACCATTTTGTGCGCCTAATTTAGCAATGCGCGATTCTTGGGATATTTTTCTATATTCCTCCCTCTTCTCATCCGATATATCATATTTTTTTCGAGCACCATTCTTGTAAACTGAAGTATTATTATTCGCATAAGTTTCTCTTATATTTAGGCTCATTTGTCACTCCCATCATCAATTTTTGCAATAGGTTGTTCATCAGGAGTTTTAAAAAG from Bacteroidales bacterium carries:
- the dcm gene encoding DNA (cytosine-5-)-methyltransferase — encoded protein: MSLNIRETYANNNTSVYKNGARKKYDISDEKREEYRKISQESRIAKLGAQNGEHKRIHEINTPVLDPGKLMPQLEYNGLTALSLFSGGGGLDLGFDRAGYRHIFSYELIPICKKTLTLNRPEWVIKGGPDEGDVTKIDWKHLRDKIDVIHGGPPCQPFSIAGEQKGIEDERNMWGEFNRAVNTIKPKAFIAENVPGILNPKFEGFVKKYITNQLSEYSIIKFEMHAADFGIPQTRRRIFFIGFRNKNKFKKFSVPQPTHTRYHFCNGNTPQTYYSLFEEKLPSVLGVRASLGLPDIGFDNLSPTIRSAFTGKRNTTSILNSTAGQKAWGDMGIWPNGVQADRLKASNFPAKNGNFRLSVQDVGLIQGFPESWKFAGAVYQILGQIGNSVSPPVAYNVAVSVLTALKG